The genome window AGACTAAGAATTCAAAATCCCTCGAAGCTTTATTAACATATTCTTGATCTAACGAATTTTCCAAACATCGTTTAACCTCAGGCAGGATAAAATCTAAGATTCTAGTAATCACATCTACACTAGTATAATATTCTGACAGAGCTTCATAGAGTTCTCTCTTAAAGATCATCCTCTCACTGTTAGGTACATTCCAATATACTTCCCACGGCAAAAACCAAAGCTTGTAATTTAAGGTAAAAAACCTTAAGAGATCCTTCACATATGGAGCAATTCGCTTAAACGAATCTTCACAAGTTAATGAACACAAAAGATTAATCATGTTAGGATATAATCTCTTAAATTCAAGCTCAATGGATAAAAGCTTAGATTGCAATTTTACAAGATTATCAAAACTTAAATCACGAGCAAGCTCTTCAATAACAGTTTTCAAGGAAAGCCCCAAGGTTTTACCCTTATCTATGAAATAGCTAACAAACTCTTTAAATTCCCTTTCTGTCGTATCTGGATCAAATGCAAAACCTATAAGGAAGCTACGGGGTCTAGCTTCCGTTTCAGCATCTTCCCAACCTGATTCATCAACCTTCCTTAGAGAACTCCCATCCCAGATAAGCAGCAAATTCGAAGAGAGAATCACACCGTTTTTAAAGCTAATCACCTTTTTTAACAACCTTCCATTTCTAACAGTAAGTAGAAAGCCATCACAAAGCAAATATGGTTTATCATCGAACACTGTCCAAGAAGTCGGAGAAATCGGCAATTCCAAAAGACTCAGCGGTTCGCTACTCAAGGAATACTCTACAAGCAACCTTTCACCATTTGCAAGTAAAAAAGCTCTATTGGAGGAAAACTTCACCGAGCAAGGCATATCAAATATATAAACAGGTGAGGATAAAAAAAGAGAAGGTTGAACCTTTTTCTCAAAGTTTAAGATTGTTCTTCTATCTTTATCAACGACTACAAATTCTTGACCATTAAATCCAATCCAGTAGGGATGAGAAACCTCATATGGGAAGCTTTCCAACTCCCACTTATCCCTCTCTTCAAAATATCTATAAAGCTTCAACGTACCCACGTCGAGGAGATATACTCTATCATCGATCTTAGCTAAAGCAAGTGGATTTTTAAAACCCTCATATTTAGAAACTATTTTTCCATTTGAGTCTATCTTCAGGATACTTCCTTCCAGATAAGAGCTAATAAAAAAGAAATCCCCTACCTGTACGCTATCGTAAATTAACACCTTAGCTCCCTCCCCAACTTAAAGTTCGGATAGAGGTTATAATTTCTTTATAGCCCTAAAACCTCCTTTATAGCCCTTTCATGAAGACGAGTTTGGGGGCGTACGCCCCCAGTAATTGGGTCATAAAAGACTATCTCAGAAGATGCAAGCCTTTCAACACTCTCTCTATCTCTAAGAAGCATATCAACCTTACTTCCCATAACTATCCTAACAAGAACCTCCCCGTCCTTCTTAGCGAGATCCTCCCTTCCGCTCCACAATCTACCAAGTTTATCCAAAACTTCTCCCCTAACTGCATTGTACAAGACTTTAACAGACTCTCTAACTCCAAGAATCTTCTTCTTAGCAAGCACCCTTTCTAAAAACCAGGGGACACCACCACACCAAGAAACTACATAAGAAGATTCTGTTTCGCTTAATTTCTCATAAAGAAGGATATCTTTAGCGATTTCATCTGAGAAGAAATCCACAAAAAAATACTCAACACAATTAGCGAGAAAAGACTTGGAACATAATTCTTCTATAAAGAAGGTATCTGAGGTCATGAGTATAACGTGAGAAAGATGCTCAACCTTAGTTATCCTAACAAAAAAATTAAGAAGCTCTTCTAATACCCTGCCATCCTCAACAGAATCATATAAATATAAGCTTTTTAACTTTTGTACCTCGTCTATTACAATAACGTTTTTTCCTCCAAACTTCCTCAGCATCTCCTCTAAAAGCTCAAACGGATTTACCTTGCCTTCGCTCAAATCCTTTTTCAAGCCTTCATCTATTCTAGGAAACCCCTCTATACCTTCCTTACTAAAGGAACTTACGCTAAAAAGTAAATCGGAAAAAGTACGATAAGCCCTTAGTAACTTACCCCTAAAGTCATAATAAAGAATATTTCTACTTCCGGTTAACCTTTTCAAAACCTCCTTCATAAGGGTACTTTTACCAGAGGATTTAGGACCATATATAAATAAAATAGAATTAGGAAGACTTCTGAGATAGGCCTTAAGAAACCTTATCTCACCTTTCCTATCCCAGAACCTCAAATATAAGAACACCTCCTGTATATTTTATAATAAAAACCTATAAAGGATTATAGCATAGAATGATTCTTTTTGATACAATTATGTATGCTTTGGAAATACTGTCTTAGAAAGAGGAGGGATAAATGTGGCACAATCAATAGGAATAAACCAGATATATAAAGGAGTAAAAATAGAAATAGATGGGACCCCATATGAAGTTATTGAATACGAACATGTCAAGCCAGGTAAGGGTCAGGCTTTTGTCAGAGTTAAAATGGTAAATTTATTAACTGGTAATGTTGAAAGAGCAAGCTTTAAATCAAGCGATACGCTAACTTTAGCCGATTGTAGCGAAAGGGAAATGGAATTCCTATACTCTCAAGGAGATTCACTAGTTTTTATGGATCCCCAGACTTATGAACAGATAGAGATACCTAAAAACGTAGTTGGAAAAGCACAATACTTTATAAAAGAAGGGACAAGCGTATACGTGATCTTTTACCAGGGGAAACCTATAGGGGTCAATCCTCCAAAGCACATAGATCTAAAAGTTACAAGAACTGAACCAGGAGTTAAAGGAGACACCGTATCTGGAGCTATGAAAGAAGCAGAATTAGAGA of Synergistota bacterium contains these proteins:
- a CDS encoding ATP-binding protein, translated to MRFWDRKGEIRFLKAYLRSLPNSILFIYGPKSSGKSTLMKEVLKRLTGSRNILYYDFRGKLLRAYRTFSDLLFSVSSFSKEGIEGFPRIDEGLKKDLSEGKVNPFELLEEMLRKFGGKNVIVIDEVQKLKSLYLYDSVEDGRVLEELLNFFVRITKVEHLSHVILMTSDTFFIEELCSKSFLANCVEYFFVDFFSDEIAKDILLYEKLSETESSYVVSWCGGVPWFLERVLAKKKILGVRESVKVLYNAVRGEVLDKLGRLWSGREDLAKKDGEVLVRIVMGSKVDMLLRDRESVERLASSEIVFYDPITGGVRPQTRLHERAIKEVLGL
- the efp gene encoding elongation factor P → MAQSIGINQIYKGVKIEIDGTPYEVIEYEHVKPGKGQAFVRVKMVNLLTGNVERASFKSSDTLTLADCSEREMEFLYSQGDSLVFMDPQTYEQIEIPKNVVGKAQYFIKEGTSVYVIFYQGKPIGVNPPKHIDLKVTRTEPGVKGDTVSGAMKEAELETGLKIMVPLFIEEGDIVRVSSETGEYIERVNR